The following proteins come from a genomic window of Thermoleophilaceae bacterium:
- a CDS encoding aldehyde dehydrogenase family protein, translating into MSTVETTPPVHENGAAGAAQIPVENPATGEVVAHVPDHSAGQVADAVRRARAAQPGWEAMGYDGRGEVMKAARKWLVENRDRMVSTIVEETGKTREDAMLAEIFFVADSLGFWAKSAPRYLKDERVRSHSPLLFGKRFVKRYRPMGVVGVIGPWNYPLTNSFGDAIAALMAGNSVVLKPSEVTPLTSLLMQEGMKAAGIPEDVFIVVTGRGETGAALVGQADMLMFTGSTATGRKIMAEAAESLTPVSLELGGKDPMIVLRDADVERAANTAVYWSMSNGGQICQAVERVYVEEPVYDDFVARVIEKAGALRQGEPRAQGSVDVGAVTFGPQLEIMERHLEDALEKGATVRVGGKAREGSGRFFEPTVLTEVDHSMEVMTDETFGPILPIMKVRDEEEALELANDSRYGLNSSVFTKDLEKGEAIARRIDAGNACVNDCVSNYAAQELPFGGVGESGIGVRHGAAGIQKYCRTQSLMVTRFAGKRELYFFPYTPRRSKLLERVMVLLYGR; encoded by the coding sequence ATGTCCACCGTCGAGACCACGCCGCCAGTCCATGAGAACGGCGCCGCCGGGGCGGCGCAGATACCCGTCGAGAACCCGGCCACCGGCGAGGTTGTCGCGCACGTGCCGGACCATTCGGCCGGGCAGGTGGCCGACGCCGTCAGGCGCGCCCGAGCGGCGCAGCCCGGCTGGGAGGCGATGGGCTACGACGGCCGAGGCGAGGTGATGAAAGCCGCGCGCAAGTGGCTCGTGGAGAATCGCGACCGGATGGTCTCCACGATCGTCGAGGAGACCGGCAAGACGCGTGAGGACGCCATGCTCGCGGAGATCTTCTTCGTGGCCGACTCGCTCGGCTTCTGGGCCAAGTCGGCGCCCAGGTACCTCAAGGACGAGCGCGTGCGGAGCCACTCGCCGCTGCTCTTCGGCAAGAGGTTCGTCAAGCGCTACCGGCCCATGGGCGTCGTGGGCGTGATCGGGCCGTGGAACTACCCGCTCACCAACTCCTTCGGTGACGCGATCGCCGCGCTCATGGCGGGCAACTCCGTCGTGCTCAAGCCGAGCGAGGTCACGCCGCTCACCTCGCTGCTGATGCAGGAGGGCATGAAGGCGGCGGGCATCCCCGAGGACGTCTTCATCGTCGTCACCGGCCGCGGCGAGACGGGTGCCGCGCTCGTGGGCCAGGCGGACATGCTCATGTTCACGGGCTCCACGGCCACCGGCAGGAAGATCATGGCGGAGGCGGCCGAGTCGCTCACGCCGGTGTCGCTGGAGCTGGGCGGGAAGGACCCGATGATCGTGCTGCGCGACGCCGACGTGGAGCGCGCGGCCAACACCGCGGTCTACTGGAGCATGTCCAACGGCGGGCAGATCTGCCAGGCGGTCGAGCGCGTGTACGTCGAGGAGCCGGTCTACGACGACTTCGTCGCCCGCGTGATCGAGAAGGCGGGCGCGCTGCGCCAGGGCGAGCCGCGTGCGCAGGGCAGCGTGGACGTCGGCGCCGTCACCTTCGGGCCGCAGCTCGAGATCATGGAGCGCCACCTCGAGGACGCGCTGGAGAAGGGCGCCACGGTGCGCGTGGGCGGGAAGGCGCGCGAGGGCAGCGGGCGCTTCTTCGAGCCCACCGTGCTCACCGAGGTCGACCACTCGATGGAGGTCATGACCGACGAGACGTTCGGCCCGATCCTCCCGATCATGAAGGTGCGCGACGAGGAGGAGGCGCTCGAGCTCGCGAACGACTCGCGTTACGGCCTCAATTCGAGCGTCTTCACCAAGGACCTCGAGAAGGGCGAGGCCATCGCACGGCGGATCGACGCCGGCAACGCGTGCGTGAACGACTGCGTGAGCAACTACGCCGCGCAGGAGCTGCCGTTCGGGGGCGTCGGCGAGTCGGGCATCGGCGTGCGCCACGGCGCGGCGGGCATCCAGAAGTACTGCCGCACGCAGTCGCTGATGGTCACCCGCTTCGCCGGCAAGAGGGAGCTCTACTTCTTCCCGTACACGCCGCGGCGGTCGAAGCTGCTCGAGCGCGTCATGGTGCTGCTCTATGGCCGCTGA
- a CDS encoding DEAD/DEAH box helicase, producing the protein MTTFADLGLSEPLLDALTHLGYERPTPIQEQTIPLLLEGRDVIGQAQTGTGKTAAFGLPLLQFVDPRDAEVQALVLTPTRELCIQVTQALRAYGERKGIGVVAVFGGAPIPSQIAQLRQGAQVVVGTVGRVMDLMSRHALMLSDARYVVLDEADEMLDLGFFEDVETILSRCPSGRQTALFSATMPPPIRKLAETQMYDPETVKVKSAQLTIDTVDQFFIEVPPREKVDALARVLKAERPDQAIIFARTKIGTDRLARDLDRQGIRVKALHGDMSQGQRDGVMIAFKGGRERLLVATDVAARGLDISGVTHVINFDPPNSPDVYVHRIGRTGRVGRSGRAITFITPKQREDLHAIERNANTEIAPWGEPPKAAPKEREPREVRRRRHTKPRGRADGPAAKLFVGAGRAQGLEPADIVGAIVDHSHLEGEDVANVRVLDRFSIVEVPAARAGEVVEKVSGQNVRGVELRLEVSKR; encoded by the coding sequence ATGACGACGTTTGCCGACCTTGGGCTCTCCGAGCCGTTGCTGGACGCCTTGACGCACCTCGGCTATGAGCGCCCGACGCCGATCCAGGAGCAGACGATCCCGCTGCTGCTGGAGGGCCGCGACGTTATCGGCCAGGCCCAGACCGGCACGGGCAAGACGGCCGCATTCGGGCTGCCGCTGCTCCAGTTCGTCGATCCGCGCGACGCCGAGGTGCAGGCGCTGGTGCTCACCCCCACGCGCGAGCTCTGCATCCAGGTCACCCAGGCGCTGCGCGCCTACGGCGAGCGCAAGGGCATCGGCGTGGTTGCGGTCTTCGGCGGCGCCCCGATCCCCTCGCAGATCGCCCAGCTCCGTCAGGGCGCCCAGGTCGTGGTCGGCACCGTCGGACGCGTGATGGACCTCATGAGCCGCCACGCGCTCATGCTCAGCGACGCCCGCTACGTCGTGCTCGACGAGGCGGACGAGATGCTCGACCTCGGCTTCTTCGAGGATGTCGAGACGATCCTCTCCCGCTGCCCGTCCGGCCGCCAGACGGCGCTGTTCTCGGCCACGATGCCGCCGCCGATCAGGAAGCTCGCCGAGACGCAGATGTATGACCCGGAGACGGTGAAGGTGAAGTCGGCCCAGCTCACGATCGACACGGTCGACCAGTTCTTCATCGAGGTGCCGCCGCGCGAGAAGGTGGACGCGCTCGCGCGCGTCCTGAAGGCCGAGCGACCCGACCAGGCGATCATCTTCGCGCGCACGAAGATCGGCACCGACCGGCTGGCGCGGGACCTCGACCGCCAGGGCATCCGCGTCAAGGCCCTGCACGGCGACATGTCGCAGGGCCAGCGCGATGGCGTGATGATCGCCTTCAAGGGCGGCCGCGAGCGGCTGCTGGTGGCCACGGACGTGGCGGCGCGCGGGCTCGACATCTCCGGCGTGACCCACGTGATCAACTTCGACCCGCCCAACTCGCCGGACGTCTACGTGCACCGGATCGGACGGACGGGCCGTGTCGGCCGGTCGGGACGGGCGATCACGTTCATCACTCCCAAGCAGCGCGAGGACCTGCACGCGATCGAGCGGAACGCGAACACCGAGATCGCCCCGTGGGGAGAGCCGCCGAAGGCCGCGCCCAAGGAGCGCGAGCCGCGCGAGGTCCGCCGCCGCCGCCACACCAAGCCGCGCGGCCGCGCGGACGGGCCGGCGGCCAAGCTGTTCGTGGGCGCCGGTCGCGCCCAGGGGTTGGAGCCGGCGGACATCGTCGGCGCGATCGTCGACCACTCCCATCTCGAGGGCGAGGACGTGGCCAACGTGCGCGTGCTCGACCGTTTCAGCATCGTCGAGGTGCCCGCCGCGCGCGCGGGCGAGGTCGTCGAGAAGGTGTCCGGTCAGAATGTCCGGGGCGTGGAGCTCCGACTGGAGGTGTCGAAGCGATGA
- a CDS encoding PfkB family carbohydrate kinase produces MGVTVVGSIAYDAVKTPFGERERMLGGSAVHFALAASFFTDVRVVGPVGDDFDGYEVLQGRGVNTDDIERVEGGKTFFWSGEYEWNLNIRHTHDTQLNVFGEFEPKLSEASRAADLLFLANIQPDLQREVREQCSPKVSGLDTMNLWIETARESLVRTMGGVDVVFLNDDEARMLTEQPTLLKAARDIMEMGPRTVVVKQGEYGAALITEEGFFSLPAYPLETVLDPTGAGDSFAGGFLGYVAAQGCAFDDATLRRAMTYGSVLASHNVEEFGTERIQRLTRDEIDERYAEFKRMTSFEEVVA; encoded by the coding sequence ATGGGCGTCACGGTGGTCGGATCAATCGCGTACGACGCGGTCAAGACCCCCTTCGGGGAGCGCGAGCGCATGCTCGGCGGGTCGGCCGTGCACTTCGCCCTGGCCGCCTCCTTCTTCACGGACGTGCGGGTGGTGGGGCCGGTCGGAGACGACTTCGACGGCTACGAAGTCCTCCAGGGGCGCGGCGTCAACACGGACGACATCGAGCGGGTGGAGGGCGGCAAGACCTTCTTCTGGTCGGGCGAGTACGAGTGGAACCTCAACATCCGTCACACGCACGACACCCAGCTCAACGTCTTCGGGGAGTTCGAGCCCAAGCTGTCCGAGGCCTCGCGCGCGGCGGACCTGCTCTTCCTCGCCAACATCCAGCCCGATCTTCAGCGCGAGGTGCGCGAGCAGTGCAGCCCGAAGGTGTCCGGGCTCGACACGATGAACCTCTGGATCGAGACCGCGCGCGAGTCGCTCGTGCGCACGATGGGCGGCGTGGACGTGGTCTTTCTGAACGACGACGAGGCGCGCATGCTCACCGAGCAGCCCACACTGCTGAAGGCCGCGCGCGACATCATGGAGATGGGCCCGCGCACGGTGGTCGTCAAGCAGGGCGAGTACGGCGCCGCGCTGATCACCGAGGAGGGGTTCTTCTCGCTGCCGGCCTACCCGCTCGAGACCGTTCTCGACCCCACCGGCGCGGGCGACAGCTTCGCCGGCGGCTTCCTCGGCTACGTGGCCGCGCAGGGGTGCGCCTTCGACGACGCCACCCTGCGCCGCGCGATGACCTACGGCTCGGTGCTCGCCTCCCACAACGTGGAGGAGTTCGGCACCGAGCGCATCCAGCGCCTCACCCGCGACGAGATCGACGAGCGCTACGCCGAGTTCAAGCGGATGACGTCGTTCGAAGAAGTCGTGGCCTAA
- a CDS encoding peptidylprolyl isomerase, whose protein sequence is MSQAVMHTNHGAIELDLFDEDAPKTVENFRKLSSDGFYDGLIFHRVIPDFMVQGGCPEGTGTGGPGYQFEDEFNEHNVVRGALAMANAGPDTNGSQFFIVTIDAAPWLDGKHTVFGQVTSGMEAVDAIEGAETGARDKPVSDAVIERVELRD, encoded by the coding sequence ATGAGCCAGGCCGTCATGCACACGAACCACGGCGCGATCGAGCTGGACCTGTTCGATGAGGACGCGCCGAAGACCGTCGAGAACTTCAGGAAGCTGTCGAGCGACGGCTTCTACGACGGGTTGATCTTCCACCGCGTGATACCCGACTTCATGGTCCAGGGCGGCTGCCCCGAGGGCACCGGCACCGGTGGCCCCGGCTACCAGTTCGAGGACGAGTTCAACGAGCACAACGTGGTCCGCGGCGCCCTGGCCATGGCCAACGCCGGCCCCGACACCAACGGCAGCCAGTTCTTCATCGTCACCATCGACGCGGCGCCGTGGCTCGACGGCAAGCACACCGTCTTCGGCCAGGTGACCTCCGGCATGGAGGCGGTGGACGCAATCGAGGGCGCCGAGACCGGCGCGCGCGACAAGCCGGTCTCCGACGCCGTCATCGAGCGGGTCGAGCTTCGGGACTGA
- a CDS encoding NADPH:quinone oxidoreductase family protein translates to MRAIQIEEFGGVDVLQVQDVPVPEPGPDEALIEVTRCGVNFADTHQRENSYLSKFELPLIPGGEVAGVTEDGQRVIGLLRSGGYAEYAVAPRSMVFPIPDGVDDGHALALLIQGTTAWHLYKTCARLAEGERVLVISGAGGVGSLAVQLGKRFGGHVVATASSEEKRLLCLELGADEAISAEDIEGPFDVVLEMAGGQVFEDSLNALAPFGRLVAYGIAGREPNTVQSGALMRKSRAVVGFWLMHALDRLREPLDELFEMGLRVVVGETYPMSEVRRAHEDLQARRTSGKQLLNPAA, encoded by the coding sequence ATGCGCGCCATCCAGATAGAGGAGTTCGGCGGGGTGGACGTCCTGCAGGTGCAGGACGTCCCGGTGCCCGAGCCGGGCCCGGATGAGGCGCTGATCGAGGTCACCCGCTGCGGGGTCAACTTTGCCGACACCCATCAGCGCGAGAACTCCTACCTCTCCAAGTTCGAGCTTCCGCTGATCCCCGGTGGGGAGGTTGCCGGTGTCACGGAGGACGGGCAGCGCGTGATCGGGCTGCTGCGCTCCGGGGGATATGCGGAATACGCGGTTGCGCCGCGGTCGATGGTCTTCCCGATCCCCGACGGCGTGGACGACGGCCACGCGCTGGCGCTCCTGATCCAGGGCACCACTGCCTGGCATCTCTACAAGACGTGTGCGCGGCTGGCCGAGGGAGAGCGCGTGCTGGTGATCTCCGGCGCCGGCGGCGTCGGCAGCCTCGCCGTTCAGCTCGGCAAGCGGTTCGGGGGCCATGTCGTCGCCACCGCCAGCAGCGAGGAGAAGCGGCTGCTCTGCCTCGAGCTCGGAGCGGATGAGGCTATCTCCGCCGAGGACATCGAGGGCCCCTTCGACGTGGTGTTGGAGATGGCCGGCGGCCAGGTGTTCGAGGACTCGTTGAATGCACTGGCTCCCTTCGGGCGACTCGTCGCTTACGGGATTGCCGGGAGAGAACCGAACACGGTGCAGAGCGGCGCGCTCATGCGCAAGAGCCGCGCGGTCGTCGGCTTCTGGCTCATGCACGCGCTCGACCGGCTGCGGGAGCCGCTCGACGAGTTGTTCGAGATGGGGCTGAGGGTGGTGGTCGGCGAGACCTACCCGATGTCCGAGGTGCGCCGCGCCCACGAGGACCTGCAGGCCCGGCGCACGAGCGGCAAGCAGCTGCTGAACCCCGCGGCATGA
- a CDS encoding helix-turn-helix transcriptional regulator has product MSLYQFEKKPHGAFRGGEFPFDKRYLEVAVVVGDRIRRLRLDRDVTLIDLARRVRKPAGGGYSASYFSRLERGWANAPLYTYHQIARALEVDPWILFASDEARHDPNPGEVLLLRFLRRAGIAPDDALARIVSPEARPAR; this is encoded by the coding sequence ATGAGCCTGTACCAGTTCGAGAAGAAGCCCCACGGCGCCTTCCGCGGCGGCGAGTTCCCCTTCGACAAGCGCTATCTGGAGGTCGCCGTGGTGGTTGGGGACCGCATTCGCCGGCTCAGGCTGGATCGGGACGTGACGTTGATCGACCTGGCCCGGCGGGTGCGCAAGCCGGCCGGAGGCGGCTACAGCGCCAGCTACTTCTCCCGGCTGGAGCGAGGCTGGGCCAACGCGCCGCTCTACACCTACCACCAGATCGCCCGGGCGCTCGAGGTCGATCCCTGGATCCTGTTCGCCAGCGACGAGGCCCGGCACGACCCGAACCCGGGCGAGGTCCTGCTGCTGCGCTTCCTCAGGCGGGCCGGGATCGCCCCGGACGACGCGCTCGCGCGGATCGTCAGTCCCGAAGCTCGACCCGCTCGATGA